CGGCGTCCGCGGGCCTTGGCGGATCGATGATGAACTGGTCCGCCGCCAGCACCAGCCGCGCCGGCACTCCCGTGCGCCCATGCTCCGGGGCCTGCTCCAGCAGCCGTTGCTGTCGCAGCAGCTCCCGCTCGAAGACCTCCGCGGGCTTCCGCTCCAGCAGGTGGACCGGCTTCTCCGTCGTGAGCCCGAGATAGAGCGTGCCCCCGGGCTTCAGCGTCGCGGCGAAGTAGCCCGGCGAGTGCTGCACCTCCGTGAAGTCATACCCGCGCGCCTGCTCCACCCGCAGGTGCTGCGGCTTCGACGTCTCCGCCAGGTTCACGAACGGCGTGGGCCCCTCCGAATACAGCCGCATCCGCTGCCGCGGGCCGTCCTCGCCGTTGCGCAGCTCCACCAGCGGGCCGCGCAGCGTGACGATGGGCTCTCCCGCGTCCTTCAACAGCGGCCCGTCGTGCGGGCGCAGCACCGGGAACGGCCGCAGGTGCAGCGTCACCTCCGGGCCGGACAGGTGTTGCCACTCGAGGAACACCGTGTCCTCGCCGTGCACCATCACGACACGCCGACGCAGCCGCGCGCCCCCCACCACGTACTCCCAGACGGGAATCAGCCCCTCCAGGTGGAAGTGCCGCAGGTGCTTCGCTCCATCCTCTTGCGCGCTGCCGTCCGTGTGCTCCTCGGAGGTGAGCCGGTAGCGCTCCCCGTCCACCAGCGCCGTCTCCTCCAGCCTCGCCATCAACACCGTGCGGCCCAGCTTCTCCAGCGTGGGGATGAACAGGCCGTGGTAGCGGCGCGTGTTGCAGCCCACCACCGTGCCGGAGGCGTAGCCCCCTCGGCCGTTGGTCAGCAGCCACTCGTGTTTCACGCCAGTGCTGAAGTCGGCGCCGTCCTGGAAGTCGAACGACAGACGGGGCAGGGCAGGGGCAGGTGCATTCACGCCTTCGTCTCCTCGTGCGTCAACATGAGCGCGGTGTGTCCGGGCAACGGTCGTCCTCCTGCCTGCTCGCCCCCGTCACGCAAGAGGTCCGAAGACGCCCCCTGGGCGGAGACTCGCGGGAGGGGTAGGAAGCAGGAACCCGTCGGACCTCACTCCTGAAGGCAATGCGCATGGCGCTCGTGAAGAGGTTGCTCATGGAAGCCCGCACCACACAGCGCACCCTCCCGCTACCGTGCTCCGGGCCGTGGGGAGGACAGCCGGACAGCCAGGCGCTCCCCAGTGTCGCCAGCACGCAGCAGTTCCTGCACCCGGAACCATTGCGACAGCCCTCCAAGCACCGCACTTCACCCAGAGCCTTCGGGAGTGGCGCCCCGATTTCCCGAGGAGACGCGGCGTGGCCATCCTGAAGTCAGCGGGCATCAGCGGCCGCCAGCACGGGCTGGCGGAACAGATCTTCTCCCGCGCCGCCGGCGCACCGCTCGTGCCGGGCAACGACGTGCAGCTCCTGCGCGACGCGCGCGAGAACTACCCCGCGTGGCTGCGCGCCATCCAGCAGGCCCAGCGCTCCATCCTCTTCGAGAACTACATCATCGAGGACGACGAGGTGGGCCGCGGCTTCGCGGAGGCGCTGGCCGAGCGCGCCCGTGCCGGCGTACAGGTCCGCGTCCTCTATGACTGGCTGGGCTGCCTGGGCCCCGCGTCCCACCACTACTGGCGCTCCCTGCGCGACGCGGGCGTGGAGGTGCGCTGCTTCAATCCCTTCCAGTTCGACCGGCCCCTGGCGTGGCTGGGCCGCAACCACCGAAAGACGCTCACCGTGGACGGCGAGGTGGGCTTCGTCTCCGGCCTGTGCGTGAGCCACAAGTGGGTGGGCGACGCGCAGAGGGGCGTGGCCCCGTGGCGCGACACCGGCCTGGAGATCCGCGGCCCCGCCGTGGCGGACCTCGTGCGTGCGTTCGCCCAGGGCTGGAGCACCGTGGGGCCTCCCCTGGATGAGGAGGGCTGCCTGTCCGCTCGCGCCTCCACGCCCATGGGCGACGTGGCCCTGCGCGTGGTGGCCGGGGTGCCCTGGAGCGCGGGCCTGTTCCGCGTGGACCAGCTCATCGCGTCGCTCGCGCGCCAGCGGCTGTGGCTCACCGACGCGTACTTCGTGGGCACCGCCACCTATGTCCAGGCGCTCCGGGCCGCGTCGCGCGATGGCGTGGACGTGCGGCTGCTCGTGCCCGGCAGCAGCGACATCCCCGCGCTGCGCCCGCTCACCCAGGCCGGCTACCGCCCCCTGCTGGAGGCCGGCATCCGCGTCTATGAATGGAATGGCACCATGCTCCACGCCAAGACGGCCGTGGCGGATGGCACCTGGGCGCGCGTCGGTTCGTCCAACCTCAACCCCGCGAGCTGGCTGGGAAACTCTGAAATCGACGTCGCCGTGGAGAACGCGCCCTTCGCCCAGCAGATGGAGGCCATGTACCTCCAGGACCTGGAGCACGCGACGGAGGTGGTGCTCAGCGGCAAGGCGCGGCGCTTGAAGGCCGCGCCCCCCCTGCCGCGCTCGCAGCGGGGCGCTCCCGGCCGGCGGGGCAGCATGAGCCGCGCGGCCGCGGGCGCGGTGCGCCTGGGCAACACCGTGGGCGCCGCCGTCACCAACCACCGCGAGCTGGGCCGCACCGAATCCAAGGTCGTCTTCGGCGCGGGCGTGGTGCCCCTGGCGCTCGCGGGCGTGGCCCTCTACTGGCCCCACGCCGTGGCCGTGCCGGTGGCGCTCCTTGGCGCGTGGGCAGGCATCGCCCTGTGGAGCCGGGCCGTGCGCCTGCGCCGCCAGGAAGAAGCCCGGGCCTCCGAACAGCAGCCGCTGCCGGAGCCCGAGGTGCCGCCGCTCCCCGCCGCGAAGCCGCAGGCGCTTCCGGAAGCTCCCGCCCCCCGCGCGCCGGAGGCCGGGCCGCACCAACCCTGAAGAAAAGGGGAGGGGAGGGCCCGGACATGACAAGGGCCCACGGGCCGGGAGCGGGGGAGGTCTGGCTTCCCACTTCGCTGATCCGGCCCGAAGGCCCGTGAATCCTTACAGCGTTTCAGCCTGTCGGCCGCGGCACTAGGCCTGCTTCGCGACGCCCGTGGGCTCCGCCGCCTTGCCATTGAAGAGCGCGCTGCCCCCGTACAGGGCCAGGCCGACCATGCCCAGCACGCCCGCTTCGATGCTGTTGCCCATCGAGGCCCCCATCAGCCCCACGATGCTGGTTCCGAGCATGAAGACCACCCCCACCGCCCCTGCCACCTTGCCCATCCGCTGTCCCCCTCTGGACTGAATTGGACCCCTGAACCACTACCGCTGTTCGACGCACACCTCCTCTTCAAGGCGCGTGCCAGGCCTTTGGCATGGGGTCCTCGGGGGAGGTGCGAAATGGAGTGGAAGGTGTGGGGCGCACGTTGGGCAATCCTCTTCCACCCCGTGGAAGCGATCGGCAGAAAGCACAGGGGAGAACACCGGGGTAGGACCGGAATTTTTCCCGGATGCGCCCATGTGCGCCTGATGTGGCACCCCGTAACCCACTGCATTCCAAGGGTTTTCCCTCCCCCAAGCCGCTGGCACACGCGCTGCTAAGAGCCACCGCCAGGAGCGAGCCACCCGGCCCTTCAGGGCGTGTGAACGGTGGCCCGCGCGGACATCAGTCGAACGAAGGAGAGCGGAAGATGGGAATGCGGCGCACGGGGTTCTGGACGGTGATGGGGATGCTCCTCCTGTCGGGTTGTGCTCACCAGCAGACGCTGAAGGTCGACAACGCGGAGCAGCCCTACCGCATCGGCCGCGAGGACGTGCTCGACGTGAGCGTCTGGCGCGATCAGGAGCTGTCGCGCACGGTGCCGGTGCGTCCCGACGGCTTCATCTCCATCCCGATGGTGGGTGAGATTCAGGCTGCGGGCAAGACGCCCACGGAGCTGGCGGAGGCGCTCAAGTCGGGCCTCCAGGCGTATGTGCAGGAGCCGCGCGTGACGGTCATCGTCCGCGAGGTCAACAGCAGCCGCGTCTTCGTGACGGGTGAAGTGGCCCACCCGGGCGCCTACCCGCTGCGCGGCCGCGTGTCGCTGCTGCAGGCCATCGCGCTGGCCGGCGGCTTCACGGACTTCGCCAACTCCGACGGCATCGTCGTCATCCGCACGGACGGCAAGGGCGGGCAGATCCCGGTTCGCTACAGCGACCTGGTCTCCCCCGAAGGCGAGAGCGTCATCCTGCGGCCGGGTGACACCGTCGTCGTCCCGTGAAGCGGGGCGGGCGCGAAGACTCCAAAGACAGACATCCGGAAGCAGCGAACGTGGGCGTGGGTATGGACGGGAGGGCGGCGGTGAGGGGCAACTGGAAGCGGGCAGTGATTGCAGGCTGTCTCATCGCCGCGCCGGCCGCGCAGGCGGCCACCATCCTGGAGCCGCGGCTGCGCCTGACGGCGGAGGAGCGCTTCGACAACGACATCCGTCTGGGGTCTGGCGGCACCAACGGGCAGTTCATGACGAAGCTGTCCCCGCGCCTGGGCCTGGACGTGAAGAACGAGCAGGTGACGCTCGACTCGTTCTACGCCACGGACCTCCTCGCGCGGCACGGCTCCGGCAAGACGACGGTGGACCACCGCGCGGGCGTCGGTTTCCGGGACGTGCTGTCCCGCCGGCTGCGGCTGGACGCCAGCGCCAAGGTCTTCCGCGTCACCGACCCCACGTCGCTGCCGCGTGACGGCCTGGCGCGCTCCACGGCGCCCACCTTCTACGCGACGACGAAGGTGGGGCTCACGGGGCGCGTCTCGGAGCGCATGGATGTCCGCGCCGGCTACGCGTTCGAAGCGACGCGCATCATCGAGCCGGGACGGGTGGCGGGCTACGCGCACACCCCGTCGGTGGAGCTGTGGTACCGCACCACGCGCCGGCTGTCCCTGGGCGCCGAGTACCGCTACCAGGGCTTCCTGTACGCCGGCGACTACAGCCAGGCGCACGGCGCCGCCGCGGCCCTGCGCTACCGGCTGACGCGGCCCACCACGCTCACCCTCCGGGGCGGGCCGGTGCACTACCAGCCGTCGGACGTGTCGCGCGGCGGGTGGCTGCCCCGCGTGGCGCTGGAAGTGGTTCGCGAGGGCGAGCGCAGTGACTTCGGCTTCGCCATGGGCCACGACCTGGTGGGGGCCAGCGGGTTTTCCGGCGCGGTGTGGGCGGACTACGCGTCGGTGATGGGGGCGCACCGGTTCTCGCAGAAGCTGTCGGCCTTCGGGGCGGCCAGCTTCTTCCGGAACGGGACGGCGCCCGGTGAGAACTACACGGAGTGGCGCAACACCACGAACGTGTCGCAGGGCTATGCGGTGGGTGGAGGCGTCGAGTACCGGCTGAGCCGGAAGCTGGCGCTGCAGGGGGCGTTCGACCGCATCGCGCAGGTGGGTGCGGCGGATGTCGCTGGGGCGGGGGACCTGACACGCAACGTGTTCGCCCTCCGTCTGGTCATGACAGCTTGGTAGGCAACTTTCGAGTTCGAGGCATGGAGGAGCGGATCATGGAGCGTGGGATGACGGCGGACCAGATGCTTTCGGCGCTGTGGCGCCGCAAGGCCCTGGTGGGGGCGATCGCTGCAGCAATCTTCGTGTTGGGCGCGGCCATCGTGATGACCCGCCCGAGCATTTATGAAGCGTCCGTGGTGGTGCGTGTGGAGCCGCAGCGCCCCGGCGAGGAGATGGTCCAGCGCACGGTGAGCGAGCTCATCGAGCAGCGGCTGGTCACCGTCCGCCAGGAGTTGCTGGCGCGGCCGGTGCTCCAGAAGGCCATCGAGGAGATGAACCTCTACCCGGAGCTGGTCTCCGAGAAGGGCGTCGAGGCGGCGGTCGAGCAGATGCGCAAGGACCTCACCGTGCGCGTCGAGGGTGAGACGGCCTTCGAGCTCACCTACGCGGGCCGCGACCCGCAGGTGGTGGCGCAGGTGGCCAACCGGCTGCCGGCCATCTTCTCCGAGGAGACGCTGAAGATCCGCCAGACGCAGGCGGCCCGCGCCACCGACCTCTTCACCGAGGAGATGGTCGCCATGGGCAAGGCCGTGTCGAACTGGGAGGGGAAGATCTCCAAGTTCAAGGTGGACCACCTGGGCGAGCTGCCCGAGCAGATGGAGATGAACATGCGCGGCCTGGAGCGCATCAGCGCCCAGCTGCAGACGAAGTCCGAGGAGCTGCGCACCGCTGAAGCGCGCCGCTCCGACCTGGCCCGCGCCCGCAACGCCGCGGACAGCGAGGCCGGCCGGCTGGAGGCGGCGGAGAGCGGCCTGTCCCGCACCCTCACCCAGGCCAAGACGCAGTGGACGCCGGACCACCCGGAAGTGAAGCGGATGGAGCGTGAGCTGGGCGACATCAGCACCCAGCGCAAGGACGCGGAAGGGCGCATGTTCGCCGAGCGCAACGAGCGCACCCGCGTGTCCACGCTCATCACCAACATCCAGAAGGACATCGTGGACCTCCAGAAGCAGGCCGAGGCGTACCAGGCGCGGCTGAACAACACCCCGCGCTGGGCCCAGGAGCTGGCGGTCATGAACCGGGACTACGAAATCGCCCGCACCAAGTACCAGAGCGTGGTGAGCCGCAAGGTGGAGGCGGAGATCGCCCAGGAGCTGGAGGCCAAGAGCGCCAAGAGCCTGTTCAACGTCATCTCGCCCGCCGGGGTGCCTTCCTCCCCGGCCCGCCCGGACCGCATGAGCGGCCTGCTCATCGCCGCCCTGGTGGCCCTGGCCCTGGGTGTCCTCACCGGCACCGTGCTCGAGATGCGCGACGACAGCCTGCGCGACGGCACCGAGGTCCGCGAGCGCATCACGCTCCCTGTCCTGGCGGTGGTCCCGAACATGCAGGGCAAGACGGAGAAGCGGATCTTGATGCCGATGGCTGGGAGCAAGAACAGCGTCTCCTCGCCGACGTCACTGAATTAATTGCCGCCCCCTTACGGAAAGGATTGGAGAACTCAGATGGATTCGACGATGGAGCGGGCCGGTAACTTCCTCCCCCGCGTGGATGACAGCGCGGCTTCCAGCAACGCGGTGGACCGCCGGGTGGTGACGCTCACCGCCCCTGCCTCCGCGGCCGCCGAGCAGTACCGCACCCTGTACTACCGCCTGGAGCGGATGCGCGAGCAGCGTCCGATGAAGGTGGTGGCGCTCACCTCCGCGATGCCCGGCGAGGGCAAGACGGTGACGAGCGTGAACCTGGCCCTGGCCGCCGCCCGGGCGAACCCGGAGCGCCGCATCCTGCTGGTGGACGCGGACCTGCGCCGGGGGCAGGTGGCCCCCACGCTGGGCATGCGCAACAAGCAGGGCCTGGCGGAGCTCCTGGCCGGTGAGTGCGACGTGCGCGACGTGGTGCGCCGCTTCAACTCCACGCGGCTGGCGGTCATCCCCGCCGGCGCCACGCCGGAGGAGAGCACCCAGGTGCTGGCCTCCGCCCGCATGAAGCAGTTCCTCAAGGCGGTGCGCGAGGGCTTCGACGAGGTGTACGTGGACCTGCCGCCCACGCTGCCGTTCGCGGACGCGGCCATCCTGGGCCACCAGATGGACGGCGTGCTGATGGTCATCCGCGCCAACGTCACCCCCTCCAAGGTGGTGAACCAGGCGGTGGAGCAGCTGGCGGGCGCGGCGCTGGTGGGCTGCGTGCTCAACGGCGCGGAAGTGAACGCGACCCCGTACCTGAAGAACTACGTGAAGAAGTAACGGTCAGCAGTCGAGGTGGAGTGTTTCGAAGGCCCGACCCGCTCCTCGCGCCGATGAGGTGCGAAGGGCGGGGGGCCTGGAGCGGCGGCGGGTCGGGGTTGGAGGAATCACGTGCTTCGCGTTTTCCATCACTACTTTTCAGCCAAGAAGTTGACGTTCTTCCTTGCCGAGTCCTCGGCGATCGCGCTGGCCTGTGTCGCGGGTGCCGCGGCCTGCGCGGCCCTCTTCGCGCCCCTGGGTTCCACGCCCCCGTTCGCCACGATGTGGCCGACGCTGGTGGGACTGGGCCTGGCCTTCGTCGTCACCTTCCAGTTCACGCTGTACCTGTTGGACCTGTACGACCTGCGCATCGCGGCCGAGGACCGGACGCGCGGCTACCGCTTCCTCAAGGCCGCGGGCGTCACCGCCATGGTGGCGGGCGGGGTGATGCTGCTCTTGCCGCTGGCCCTGCCGGTGGTGCTGCCTCCCGGGACGCTGCTGGGCGGCGCGATGGGCGCCCTGGCCGGCACCCTGGTGGTGCGCGTCTCCATCCGGGCGCTGGTGGGGGAGCCCGACGCGGTGCTCGTCGTCGGTGACGGCCTCAAGGCCCGCGCGGTGGCGAGCGCGATTGAAGATGGCGGCGAGGGGTCCTTCCGCGTGGTGGCCCTGGTGGACCCGCGCAAGGTGGAGGAGCCGCTGGACGCGATGGCGTCCCGCCTCAACGCCTCCTACGTGGTGCAGGCCGCGGACGACATGCGCGGCGCCAACTGGGTGGACTCGCTCTTGCGCTGCCGGCTGGACGGGCGGCGGGTGTACGACGCGGCGGGCTTCTGCGAGCGCGTGCTGCGCCGCATCCCGGTGCAGTTCCTGCGCGCCAGCGACTTCGCCTTCGCGGATGAGATGACGGTGTCGCCCATGCGCCGGGCCTTCAAGCGCGTGTTCGACGTGGCGGTGGCGTCGCTGCTCCTGCTGATGGCGTCGCCCTTCCTCATCCTGGTGGCGCTGGCCATCAAGCTGGACTCCAAGGGCCCCGTCTTCTACCGGCAGGACCGCGTGGGCCTGGGCGGCAAGGCGTATCCGCTCTGGAAGTTCCGCAGCATGCGCACCGACGCGGAGAAGAACGGCGCGGTGTGGGCGCGCTCCAACGACGACCGCGTCACGCGGGTGGGCAAGTTCATCCGCAAGACGCGCATCGACGAGATTCCCCAGGTGTTCAACGTGCTCTTGGGCCACATGAGCTTCGTGGGCCCGCGTCCGGAGCGTCCCGTCTTCACCGAGCAGCTCAAGCAGCAGATTCCGTTCTACGGCGTGCGCGAGGCGGTGAAGCCTGGCATCACGGGGTGGGCGCAGATCCGCTACCCCTACGGGGCCTCCGTGGAGGACGCGCGCAACAAGCTGGAGTTCGACCTGTACTACGTGAAGAACGGGTCGCTGTTCCTGGACGTCGGCATTATCTTCCACACCGTCCGGCACGTGCTGTTGGGGCGGGGTGCTCGGTAGCCTGGTTGAGAAGTGAGTGATTGTGACCATCCGCGGCCTCCGGTTGTCGGGGGAGGCCGGGATGCCAAGGGTGGGGCCATGGATTGGGACGGGCGAGGGGGTCGGAACATGGTGGGCATGGATGTGGATGCGCCGTTGTCGGAGTCGTGGAGCCAGGACGACGCGCGCAACAAGGCGCAGAACGTCGAGCGCAACGAGCTGCTGCAGGCCCCGAAGCACCGCCCGACGCGCATCGTCGCGATGGGCGGCGGCACGGGCCTCCCCATGGTGCTCAAGGGGCTGGCCCGCCGCGCGGCCCCCAAGGGTGGCCAGCCCGGCGTGGACATCACCGCGGTCGTGGCGATGAGCGACGACGGCGGCAGCTCCGGCCGCCTGCGCCGCCAGCACGGCGCGCTGCCACCGGGCGACATCCGCAACTGCCTGGTGGCGCTCGCGGGTGGCAAGAGCGCGCTCAAGGACGTGTTCCAGTACCGCTTCGGCGGCGCGCGGGGCCTCGCCGGCCACGCGGTGGGCAACCTGCTCATCGCCGCGCTCGCGGAATTGAAGGGTGACTTCCTGGAGGCGGTGCGGCTGTCCGGGGAGCTGCTGGGCGCGCAGGGCCAGGTGCTGCCCAGCACGCTCGCGTCGGTGCAGCTCGTCGCGCAGATGCACGACGACACGGAGGTCGTGGGCGAGCGCAACATCTGCCGCGCCCAGGGCCGCGTGCGCCGCGTGTCGCTCAGCCCCCGCTCGCCGCCCCCGGTGGACGGCCTGCTGGAGTCCATCTACACGGCGGACCTCATCGCCATCGGGCCGGGCTCGCTGTACTCGAGCGTGCTGCCCAACCTGCTGGTGGACGGCGTGGCCCAGGCGCTGAAGGAGACGCGCGCCCTGAAGGTCATGGTGGCCAACCTGATGACCCAGCCGGGTGAGACGGACGGCATGAACTGCCTGGACCACGTGCAGGCCGTCATCGACCACGTGGGGCCGGTGCTGGACGCGGTGCTCGTCAACGGCCGGGCGCCGTCCGACGAGTCCATCCAGCGCTATGCGCGCAAGGGCTCCTACATGGTCACGGCGGAGACGCGGGAGCTCTTGTCCTCCGGCGTGATTCCGGTGCAGGCGGACCTGCTCAAGGAGGGGTCCAAGATCCGACACGACAGCCGCAAGGTCGCCGCCTGCCTGCTGAAGATGGCGCGCAGCGGGTTGTAGGCCGCCCTGGCCATCACCACCTTGGGGCCCGCGAATATGGAAGCCATCAAACTGCAAGCCGGCCCGCAGGTCGTGGAAGTCAACGACCGGGCGGCCTTCATGACCCTGGAAGCCGAGTGGAACCAGCTGGTGGAGACGACCTCCAACGAGCTGTTCTACCGGCACGAGTTCCTGCGGCTGTGGCTGGACAACTTCGCCGCCGGGGCGCGCATGCGCGTGCTGCTGCTGCGCGGCGAGGACGGAACGCTCACCGGCGCGCTGCCGCTGGTGGAGGAGCGCACCTCCCTGTACGGCGTGCCGGTGCGCCAGCTCACCTCCGCGGCCAACGCGCACTCCTGCCGCTTCGACGTGCTGGCGCGTGAGCCGGACGCCGCGGCGCGGGCCTTCCTGTCGCACCTGCGTCAGACGGGCGGCTGGGACGTGCTGCGGCTGACGGACGTGCCGGACGGCGGCGTGGGCTTCCGCCTGCTGGAGGCCGCGAAGCAGGGCGGCCTGCCTGTGGGCGAGTGGGAGTCCCTGCAGTCGCCGTACGTGCCGCTGCCCGCGAAGAAGGACGCGTACTTCGCGTCGCTGCCGTCCAAGTTCAAGGCCAACTGCCGCCGCCGCCGCCGCAAGCTGGAGGAGAAGGGGAAGGTCACCTTCGAGCGGGTCTCCGGCGGGCTGGACCTGGAGGGCACCCTGGAGGAGGGGCTGCTGCTGGAGCAGAGCGGCTGGAAGGGCGCCAATGGCACGGCCATGGCGCAGGACGCGAAGACGCGGGGCTTCTACACGGAGCTGGCGCGGGACTCGGCCTACCGCGAGCGGCTGGCGCTGTACTTCCTGCGCCTGGACGGGCGCGCGGTGGCGTTCCAGTACGGCCTGGAATACGGCGGGCGCTACTTCCTCTTGAAGCCCGGCTACGACGAGAGCCTGAAGGAGTGCAGCCCGGGGCAGCTCCTCATGGAGGAGGTGCTGGGGCACTGCCTGGAGCGCGGGCTGACCGAGTTCGATTTCCTGGGGCCGGACATGGTGTGGAAGCGCGACTGGACGGATCAGGTCCGCAGGCACACCTGGCTCTACGTGTTCAACGACACCGCCTTCGGCCGGGCCCTGTGCGCGGCGAAGTTCCGGTGGGTACCGGCTGCGAAAGAGGTGGTGGCGAGATGGAAGCGGTGAAGACGTCCGACAAGCTGTTCGTTCCGTCCCTGCCCACGCTGTGGCCGGGCATGCTGATGGCCCCGCCGCGCCCGGGGGCGCTGCCGCCGTTCTCGTCGCCCAACGCGCGGTACTTCTACTTCGCGCGCAACGCCGTCTGGCTGACCATGAAGATGCTGCGCCTGGACGGCGGCGAGGTGCTGATGCCCGCCTACCACCACGGCGTGGAGGTGGAGGCCGTGGTGGACGCGGGCGCGACGCCGCGCTTCTACCGCGTGGGCAGCCGCTGGGACGTGGACGTGGCGGACGTGGCGAAGCGGATCACTCCGAAGACGCGCGCGCTCTACCTCATCCACTACGCGGGCTTCCCGGGGCCGGTGGACGCCATGCGCAAGCTGGCGGACGAGCACGGCATCCCGCTGATCGAGGACTGCGCGCTGTCCCTGCTGTCGTCCGACGGCGCGACGCCGCTGGGCACCACGGGCGACGTGGGCATCTTCTGCCTCTACAAGACCCTGCCGGTACCCAATGGGGGTGCGCTGGTCGTCAACGGCAAGCGCTCGTACAGCCTGCCGGAGCCGCCCGCGCCGCCGGTGGCGTCCACCTTCAGCCACACCATCTCCGCGCTCCTCCAGAACCTGGAGCTGCGCGGCGGGGCGGTGGGCCGCGGCCTGCGCGGCCTGGTGCGCTCGGTGGGGCACGGCACGGTGAAGGCCGCGAGCATCGAGCGCGTGGCCACGGGCACGCAGCACTTCGACCGGCGGCACGTGGACCTGGGCATGAGCCCGCTGACGAAGCGGATTGCCCTGGCGCAGGACCTGGAGGGCATCGTCGAGGCGCGGCGCCGCAACTACTTCCTCCTGCTGGGTCGGCTGCGCGACGTGTCTCCGCCGCTCTTCAACCAGCTGCCCGCGGGCGTCAGCCCCCTGTTCTACCCGATGGTGGTGCAGGACAAGGAGACGCTGCTGGCGAAGCTGCGCGAGAAGGGCATCGACGCCATCGACTTCTGGAAGCGCTTCCATCCCGCGTGCGACCCGACGGAGTTCCCGGAGGTGGCGCAGCTGCGGCGCACCATCCTGGAGATCCCCTGCCACCAGGACCTGTCGCCGGAGGTGATGGGGCAGGTGGCGGAGGTGGTCCGGGAGGCGCTCAAGTCCGAGCGCCGTCCGAGCAAGCGCGCGTCGTGAGGGAACAGGAGCTGGCTCCCGGGTTGCAGTGGTCCCCGGGGGCCGGAGCAGTGCTTCGGGAAAGGCATCGGGGTGACGCGGTGATCCGCGAAGACGAGTTGACGTCGGGTCCAAGGTTGACGCCGCGGCTGGACGTGGCGGCGGTGGGCAGTGCCTCGCAGCTGGCGGGGATGCGGGCGGAGTGGAACTCGCTGCTGGACGCGAGCAACGCCGGTCCGTTCAACGCCTGGGAGTGGCTGTACCCGTGGTGCCGGCGCATCGCGCCCGAGGTGCGGCCGCTGGTGCTGACGGCCCGCGACAGGCTGGGCACGCTGGTGGGCCTCTTGCCGCTGGGGCTGGAGCACCGCTGGGTGAACGGCATGCGCGTGCGGCGCCTGGGCTTCCTGGGTGAGACGCACGTGGGCAGCGACTACCTGGACGTGGTGGCGCGCAAGGGCCGCGAGGCGGAGGTGGCCCGGGCGTTCTTCAACGTGCTCCAGGGGCTGCGCGATGAGTGGGACGTGCTGGACCTGACGGACCTGCGCGAGGGCTCGACGACGCTCGGCGTGGCGCGCGAGGTGTTTGGCGACGTGCGCGTGTCGGAGCGCTACGTGTGCCCGTACGAGACGCTGGTGCCGGGAGAGCCGTTCGACGCGTTCCTCAAGCGCACGGGCCGCCGGGACAACTACCTGCGCCGGCGCAAGTGGCTGGAGAAGCAGGACGGCTACCGCATCGAGCGCACGGACGCGCCGGGCCAGCTTGCCGGGCCGATGACGGACTTCTTCCGGCTGCACGCGCTGCGCTGGTCCTCGGACGGTGGCTCCCAGGGCATCAAGGGCGCCGGCGTGGAGGCCTTCCACCGGGACGCGACGCAGTGGCTGGCGGAGCGGGGCCGGCTGCGGATGTACACGATGAAGGTGGGCGGCCAGGCGGTGGCGTCCGTCTACGGCATCCTGCATGGCCAGACGTTCGTGTACTTCCAGTCCGGGTATGACCCGGCGTGGCGCAACCGCAGCGTGGGCCTGGTGCTGGTGGGCGAGACGTTCAAGGACGCCATCGAGATGGGCCTGACAGAGTACGACTTCCTGCGAGGCACGGAGACGTACAAGTCCGACTGGGTGACGAAGCAGCGCCAGACGGTGTCGCTGCGCGCCCACGGCGCGGGCTTCGCGGGCGAGTGGTTCACCCGCTCCGAGGAGTGGGCCCGTCAGACGCGC
This genomic window from Corallococcus caeni contains:
- a CDS encoding CpsD/CapB family tyrosine-protein kinase codes for the protein MDSTMERAGNFLPRVDDSAASSNAVDRRVVTLTAPASAAAEQYRTLYYRLERMREQRPMKVVALTSAMPGEGKTVTSVNLALAAARANPERRILLVDADLRRGQVAPTLGMRNKQGLAELLAGECDVRDVVRRFNSTRLAVIPAGATPEESTQVLASARMKQFLKAVREGFDEVYVDLPPTLPFADAAILGHQMDGVLMVIRANVTPSKVVNQAVEQLAGAALVGCVLNGAEVNATPYLKNYVKK
- a CDS encoding phospholipase D-like domain-containing protein; protein product: MAILKSAGISGRQHGLAEQIFSRAAGAPLVPGNDVQLLRDARENYPAWLRAIQQAQRSILFENYIIEDDEVGRGFAEALAERARAGVQVRVLYDWLGCLGPASHHYWRSLRDAGVEVRCFNPFQFDRPLAWLGRNHRKTLTVDGEVGFVSGLCVSHKWVGDAQRGVAPWRDTGLEIRGPAVADLVRAFAQGWSTVGPPLDEEGCLSARASTPMGDVALRVVAGVPWSAGLFRVDQLIASLARQRLWLTDAYFVGTATYVQALRAASRDGVDVRLLVPGSSDIPALRPLTQAGYRPLLEAGIRVYEWNGTMLHAKTAVADGTWARVGSSNLNPASWLGNSEIDVAVENAPFAQQMEAMYLQDLEHATEVVLSGKARRLKAAPPLPRSQRGAPGRRGSMSRAAAGAVRLGNTVGAAVTNHRELGRTESKVVFGAGVVPLALAGVALYWPHAVAVPVALLGAWAGIALWSRAVRLRRQEEARASEQQPLPEPEVPPLPAAKPQALPEAPAPRAPEAGPHQP
- a CDS encoding polysaccharide biosynthesis/export family protein: MGMRRTGFWTVMGMLLLSGCAHQQTLKVDNAEQPYRIGREDVLDVSVWRDQELSRTVPVRPDGFISIPMVGEIQAAGKTPTELAEALKSGLQAYVQEPRVTVIVREVNSSRVFVTGEVAHPGAYPLRGRVSLLQAIALAGGFTDFANSDGIVVIRTDGKGGQIPVRYSDLVSPEGESVILRPGDTVVVP
- a CDS encoding GumC family protein produces the protein MERGMTADQMLSALWRRKALVGAIAAAIFVLGAAIVMTRPSIYEASVVVRVEPQRPGEEMVQRTVSELIEQRLVTVRQELLARPVLQKAIEEMNLYPELVSEKGVEAAVEQMRKDLTVRVEGETAFELTYAGRDPQVVAQVANRLPAIFSEETLKIRQTQAARATDLFTEEMVAMGKAVSNWEGKISKFKVDHLGELPEQMEMNMRGLERISAQLQTKSEELRTAEARRSDLARARNAADSEAGRLEAAESGLSRTLTQAKTQWTPDHPEVKRMERELGDISTQRKDAEGRMFAERNERTRVSTLITNIQKDIVDLQKQAEAYQARLNNTPRWAQELAVMNRDYEIARTKYQSVVSRKVEAEIAQELEAKSAKSLFNVISPAGVPSSPARPDRMSGLLIAALVALALGVLTGTVLEMRDDSLRDGTEVRERITLPVLAVVPNMQGKTEKRILMPMAGSKNSVSSPTSLN
- the exoE gene encoding polyisoprenyl-phosphate hexose-1-phosphate transferase ExoE — encoded protein: MLRVFHHYFSAKKLTFFLAESSAIALACVAGAAACAALFAPLGSTPPFATMWPTLVGLGLAFVVTFQFTLYLLDLYDLRIAAEDRTRGYRFLKAAGVTAMVAGGVMLLLPLALPVVLPPGTLLGGAMGALAGTLVVRVSIRALVGEPDAVLVVGDGLKARAVASAIEDGGEGSFRVVALVDPRKVEEPLDAMASRLNASYVVQAADDMRGANWVDSLLRCRLDGRRVYDAAGFCERVLRRIPVQFLRASDFAFADEMTVSPMRRAFKRVFDVAVASLLLLMASPFLILVALAIKLDSKGPVFYRQDRVGLGGKAYPLWKFRSMRTDAEKNGAVWARSNDDRVTRVGKFIRKTRIDEIPQVFNVLLGHMSFVGPRPERPVFTEQLKQQIPFYGVREAVKPGITGWAQIRYPYGASVEDARNKLEFDLYYVKNGSLFLDVGIIFHTVRHVLLGRGAR